TGAATCTGGTGGCTTTCTCCCGCCTGCCTGGGCGTATCGCTCAAGAGTGAAAAGTAATTATCTCAAAGTGGAATTTTGCACTAACATGACCAATAAATTTCACACATATGGGCAACAAGTAGATAAGAATAAACATTACATAAACATAACGCATTATTTTGTCACTGTGAACATTGATAACCAGCATCAGCTGGCAAAATTGCCGGATTTTTGCTCCTTATAATCCTTTTACCACATCCACAACTTTTATGATGTCGTCGAGCACCACATCTGCTGCTTTTCTGAGTTCTTCAGGTCTTTTGTCTCCCTGCTGGACTGTCATTATTCCCACGTCTGCTGCCCTGAGAGCCAGGATATCGTTAATTCCATCGCCTACCATAACTACTTTCTCATACCTGCTTTTAAGTTCAAGCACAACTTTCTCCTTTATAAAGGGGTCTGCAAAGGCAAAGACTCTTTCTACAGGGATATTTATTAACTCTGCAAGTTGCGCCAGTGCAGACATTCTATCCCCTGATGCTATATATGTATCCACTTCCATGGTCTTGAGTATCTGGACTGTCTGCAAGGTCTTGCTGAATACTTGCCCTCCTGTGCTGAGTACATAAGGTATTTTTCTTGCCTCAGAGTCCACTATCAGTCCTGCCGCAAGATAAATGCTGTCAGGGCAGCGGGCTGTAACCGCTTCGAGCACATCGTGAACATCTCCCATAAAGAGGGAAGAGCTTTTTATGATCTCACAGGCAATATCCGAGGTAAACAGCCCTTTTGAACAGCTTATGCCTATTGAAATCCTGTAGTCCCTTATAAATTCAAATAAAGTCATCTCTCTTTTTGAACGCAGGATTATCTCTTTCTCCGTATTAAGAGCTACCAGGCCGCAACCGTTTTTTTTCGCAACAATGGCAGTGCTCTCTATATTTTCGAGAAGGTTGCCTGTGCTGGATTCTTTTGCAACTCTGTACATATGTAGAAGAGTTCCGGCACTGTCAAAGACCACTGCAATTCGTCTGGCCATGTCAAATGATTATTCTATAAAATAAAAAAATCTTTGTGAAAACAGAAAAAAACAGGCGGAAAAAGGAATTTTATAAAAATAAATGAAGTAGTAAAGTTAAACCTTCCTTTTTCTTTCTTCACAGAATTGATGCTCCCGAAAGCAAAACCCCTGCAAAAAAGCCCAGAATTGCTCCGGAATTCAGGAAGGGGAGCCCTGCCTGGGGTTTTCCTCTCATCACCAGGATAGACAGGATCACATGCCCTGCAAGAGTCCCCAGCATTGCCCCGAGTACCGGATATGAGATGCCTCCGTTTTCAATGAATACATTTGCGGAAACTACAAGCAAACTGGGCATGACCGCGTCACCAAGCCCCATGAAAAAAGCTTCACGAGTTTCTCCTTCTTTAAAACTCTCTTTAATAAATGAATAGTCCCGATGTTTTGGAATTATGAATAGAATGGGGAGTTTAAGGTCCATCACACCCTCAGCCATAGTTATCATGTGTTTTGTTTTGTACACCGAGATAGCATCATAGACCGCAAGAAGTATCAGAAGGACTACTACCGGGATAACGGAAAGGGAAATCCCTATCAGGGCACTGACTCCAGCTGCTATGCAGACTCCCAGGATATCGATTACATACCATTCCGGGTATTTGTAGAGCAGTAATGTTAATCCGGTAGACAGCAGGATTGAAATTATATTTTCAAGGCCTGCGAGTGAAGGAATCAGGGTTAAAAGTGCGAAAAATACATAGTATAGAGTGCTTAATATAGCGAGATATATCAGTAAGCTGATGACCCATTTCATGTTTTTCTTTATAGCTATCAGAACAAAAAGCGTAAAAGTCAGGATCATTACGATATAATATATTGAGTTGGAAACCTGCGTGGGATCTTCAAAAGCCTGCATTTCATTCGTTTCCATTGGCGTGGACAGGAGCAGGGAAAGAATCTGTACTATTAATATTAGTCCTGCCATGGAGAGGATTGGTAAATAATCTTTGAGTGAATTTTCGCTGGAACTCAATTATTAAACTCCTTATTTCTTGACAGTATGCTTTTTCTATTCCTTTATATATTTACTCTATCCTCTATCTTCAATTTTTATCCTCTCTATTATATACTGTCTGATATACTGTCTGTTGCCCCAATTACTTATCTTATCTGTACCTTTTGTGTAATCGATTTGCAATCTGGTATATTCTCTTGAATTTTTGTTTTATCAAAATTTCTGGATTGTGTTAGTTTATTTCATTATCTTCCCGGTAACTCTTTTTTATATATTGCCTGGTTTTTTCGTATTACGAAAAAAACAAATTCGAGACAGGGGATAAATAAATAATTTATGCAAATCGTTAAATAGAATCACTGTATAAAAAATAAACCGAAATAAAAAATAGTTAATATAGAAGTATATTAAAAATTGAAAAACAGTAAATACTTTATGGGATTATCTTCACCTAATAATTTCCATTCCGCCATCTGGAAATTTGTTTTTGATGCAAAAACTGTGATTTATAAAAATACGACTTATTAAAATTGTGATTTTATAAAGAAAATTTCCATAAGTACATCAGAGGTATATAATGGAGACAAGAGACACAGTATTCCTTATTGTGATGGTTCTGTCATCTTTCCTTCTATCCTTTGAGTGGCTCAGAAGGTTTACGTACAAGCCCGAAAACCCTTTTATTGACCCTTTAATTATCATATCTATCATGGTCCTGACCGGAACATTATCTCTCATGCTCATTTCCATTAACAATAAACTTCAGGATTTTGAAGATAAAATTGAAGCAAGAGACCGCGCCCTCAGGGTTAATATGGAAACATCGGACACAAAAATTGAAGAAAGGATGAATGAACTCTCAAGCAAAGTTGACAATGCAGTGTATGAATTTAACCGCAGAAAATATCATTAATTTCTGCTAAATCTTATTTTTTCTCCGCAAAGTTGATTACTGTCGGTCTTCTTTTTATCCGTAACCTTTTTTTCTTTTGACTTTGCCTGACTTTTTTATCTTTAACTTCATCTTACTTTTGTTTCTCTCTTTTAACCTTTCCTGACTTTAGTTTCTATCTTTTAATCTTATCTGACTCTCGTTTATATCCTTTAACCATATATGGCTTCAATTTACATCTTTTAACCTTGTATGATTTCCGTTTCTATCTTTTGACTTCACCTTATCCTTGTTTCTATATTTTGACTTTAATTTTCCTCTATTTCTATCTTTTCACTTTATTTGATTTCCTTTTTCCTATCTTTTCACTTTATTTGATTTCCTTTTTCCTATCTCTCCACTTTATTTAATTTTTCTTCTTCTATTTTTCACTGTACTTAATTCTTTTTTTCTTCTTTTCCATTTCATTTTCTCATGATGTAGTTTTTTCTATCTTTCTTTTTCATCATAACCACTTTTCAGTTTCTTTTTCGTTAATCAACGATTTTTTTTGACTGACTTTTGAATGTTTTAATCTCTAAAATTATTTTGAAATCATGCAATCAGTACAATATATTGAATTATTTTTTCCCGGGAACAAATTTTTACATTCACGGAATAAATTAAAAGGAAAAGTTCATATACATGTTTTATTGAAGAGACTTTAATCCTCACTTTTACTGAATTGAAATTGTTATTATTTTCAATTCTATATTTAACAATTTATGTTACAGAAATCTTCCTAATCATTAATACTCTCATGTTCTTTTCGGGGGCAAGCCCCATGGTTTAGCAATATTTATATATCGGATGTTCTGTATTAGAGGGGAATATCTGTATCCCAGATATTTATAAATATATTCATATTGATATTGAGAATCGTAAGGTATTATTACCCAGAGTTAGTATATTGAATTACTTGTGTAAGCAGGTAAAGAAGGAAAGCTAATATGCACCTCAATCTTGAACCGATTGGTATTATCAAAAAGGTTGCAAATAAGTCGGAGATTTTGATTTATTCTGATTTTGAGCAGGTCATACGGAATATCGTCTCCAAAATAGGAGAAGGAGCGGAAATGGGCCAGAAGCTTCTGGTTATCCACAAAAACAACAGTAAAAAACAGATCGATGGTCACCAGGTCCAGGTTACGAAGGCTACTCTTCTGGAAAGGAAAGGGAATCTGCTGACAATATCCAAAATAGAGGCAAACGAAGACTCTGTAATTGATGTCCGGCTTGATCTGACTGCCTGAAATCTTCCGATTTCGACATATGTCGACAAAATCGCAGATTTCTTCAAATTTTTTTTCTCCTGAATAGCTTATACTGGAATTCCAGTGGTCGAGCCCTTATTTGGAACTCCTGAAAATGGGTTGCTGCAATTTTATATCACATCTTTCTATATCACAGCTTTCTGTTTACGAGAAGAGTACATCTTATGGAAAGTGTACGCTGGGGAGTACATCTAATGGAATGCGCAGGATCTGACAAGCAGGCACGAGGCTTACATAAAATGAAACAGTCTGTTAAATTTAATATTGATTTTTGCCCTGAGTTCCGGGGAGGAAATTTGATGGCTTTAAAAAGTCTATTTTCTCTTTAATTGTTTTCTCCTCGATCTGACACAAATTATCTTTATGCCTTTTTTACTTCTTTTTCCGGTAAAAACTTCTGTCCGGTAGAGCGTAAAACTTCAGTATACATAAAGCCTATTGTCAAATAACTGGAGATACCTTCAGTAATACATTCTCGCAATAAACCTGCTGGAGATGATTATTCACCTGACAGCAAAAGGGTTAATGATAATAAACAAAAAAAATGCATCATTGTTTGATATAGAGTTTTATTCTGAGGGAAAACATGGGTACGGATATAGGAGATCTGCTCCAGAAAAGAAAAATAGAACTTTCTGACCTTTCAAACCGGGTGGTTGCAGTTGACGCATTTAACACCCTGCACCAGTTTTTGAGCATTATCCGCCAGAGAGATGGAAGCCCTCTGGTTAATTCACAGGGGAAAGTAACTTCTCATCTCTCAGGGCTTCTCTATCGCACAGCCAGTCTGGTAGAGGCAGGTATCAAGCCTGTTTTCGTTTTTGACGGCAAGCCTCCTGAAATGAAAACAGGAACTCTGAATCGAAGGAAAGAAATCAGGGAATCTTCAAAGGAAAAGTGGGAGAATGCAAAAGCAGAGGGCAACCTTGAAGCTGCATATAAGTACGCCCAGGCTTCTTCAAAAGTTGACCAGGACATTATTGAGGACTCCAAATATCTCCTCGATATTATGGGCATCCCCTGGATACAGGCTCCATGTGAAGGCGAGGCGCAGGCTGCGCATATGGTTCTTAAAAAAGATGCTGACTGTGTTGCTTCCCAGGACTACGATTCTTTCCTCTTCGGAGCCCCGACTGTAGTCCGTAATCTGGCTGCCACCGGCAAACGCAAGCTCCCCGGGAAAAATGTGTATGTTGATGTTGAACTTGAAATGATTGAGCTTGAGGAAACCCTGGATTCCCTGGGAATCAACAGAGACCAGCTTATTGATATAGCAATCTGTGTGGGCACGGATTATAATAAAGGATTGGAAAAAGTGGGTCCCAAAACAGCCCTCAAGCTAATTAAAAAGCACGGAAACATTCATGCCGTGATCCGGGAAAAAGGTATGGAGATTGAAGCTCTGGACAGCATAAAGGAACTTTTTACCCATCCTGATGTTACGGATGACTATGAAATCAAATGGGGAAAACCCGACTCTGAAAAACTCATTAATTTCCTCTGTGACGAGAACGATTTCTCTGAAGACAGGGTGGTAAAAGCCGCAGATCGCCTTAAAGCGGCTTCAGGGGCAAGACAGCAAACTCTTGACCAGTGGTTCTGAAAGGCTTTCAGGATTGCGGCGAAGAAGGTTTAAGGCTGGCAGAATCTGAACCGGGGCATTCGAGGGAAAAATACACTCATTCTCACTTACAAGGAGCCGTGGACCTGAGCTTCTTTCCATGAACAGTGGTCTCTTTGCTGTAAAATGGCTTTTACAGGACTGATACTTACTTGTTGATCAGATCCGCCAGGTAGTCAGTCAGGTAAAAAAGACGTAAAGGACAAGGAGAGGTAAAAGTGCGCTGGTTAGGGCACAGGCTTTATGCCTGGGTGAATATTGCAGTAGATTCAAGGCTTTCTGTTAAGGAAGGACATGAGATCTCGGTAAGTGTGAAGTAACACTATGCTTCAAAGCCTTAATTAACTTTCAAACGCGTTTGTGCACGTAGACCGGGAGAATCGGGAGAGATTTTTCACCGGCTTCCGGAAAACGACCCCGACGTTGCCCATGTTAATTCTCCTGAATCCGTATCTCCCGGTAATTTCTCCCGGTAATTAATCCATCCTAACTCTTTTACCAGGGCTTCAGATTTTTCATATTCAGGTTCTGGTTATCTCTGCTCCGCTGTTTTTAGCCCTGGTCATCATCGTGACTCCGCCTACGGTTTCGTCAAGCATTTTCTGGACTTCTGTTTGAAGCCTTCTGCCTTCTTCTTTATTGTCCACAAGAGCATAGACCACAGGCCCGAATGAACTTACTCCGGCTCCATAACACTGGCTGCGCAGGAAAGAAGCAATATTCTTTACAAAATCCGGCCAGATAAGGCTCTCCCTCTTGTTAAAGCCGACAGTCTGGACATGATTTATTGCAGCTCCGAAACTCTCAATATCTCCCTCTATTACGGCAGGCATCATCTGCATGAGCACTACATGGGAAATTTCCCTTACTTCCTCTATGGGCAGGGGGCAGAATTTTTTGAATGTATCAATTTCCTCCTGGTCATGCATTCCTTTCTCATTTGGAATTGCTAACAGGATATCCCATTCAGGGAAATCCTCCCGGAAGAGAACTGGACCGGGAGGTACGCGGCTTGCAGCCGATGGCATAAATCCTCCCTTATCTTTAAATTTGTGTCCTCCGTCAACTATAAACCCTCCTTTCTCAAAAGCAGTTACTCCTATACCTGAAGTTCCTCCTCTTTTTACTGTGAGTGCGAGTTCTCTGACACTCTTCCCAAGCCCGTAGAGTTCATTCACTGCTGCCGCTACTGCCAGGGAAGATTGAGTTCCTGATCCAAAACCCACATGAGCCGGGTACACTTCCTCAACATTGACCCTGATTCCTTTCCCTTCAGGGAGCAGGGTTTTTGCAGCTTTTTCCATTCGATCGGCAAAATCCTGAAGACCTTCAATACTGACTTCCTCGGCTTCTTCTGCCGTAATCTCTATATTCGGAGATGAAAGGGTAAGTCCTGCTCCTCCATCGACTCTTCCGATTTCTCCATTCATATCAATAAGAGTCATATGAATTCTGCAAGGGGTGGTTATTCTGATCATGTGTTTGTCAATCCCGGACATTTTAAAATTTTATAATATCCTCATTATCTTTACTTTCTATTGTAATTGCTCATATTTAATCTTTTAAAAAAAATCCTGCTCGGGGAGTCTTTCTGGTTCTAAAACTGGGTGCAGAAGATTCCGTAAAAAGCTAAGTGTTCTGTGAAAAGAGAACCCCGGTTAGATTGGTAAGTTTACAAAACTAAAAGGGAGTAATAAAAATTTAAAATCACTGATTCTCTTCCGGGCTTTGTTTTTTTACTATTCTTTTTTTCGTTATGAGATTCATTGTTTATTTTATTCTTCCACTTTTATTTTCTCACTATCAATGATCTGCCTGTCATCTTTTCAGGTTTTGGGATTTCAAGAAGATCAAGAAGGGTAGGAGCGAGATCGGACAGTTTCCCATTCTCAAGGGCTTTTACTTCACCGTTTCCTGTATATATGCACTTTACAGGGTTTGAAGTATGAGCCGTATGCGGCTCGCCTGTATGCGAGTTTTCCATCTGTTCGGCGTTCCCGTGATCTGCAGTTATAAGTGCTGCCCCGCCTGCCGTTCTCAGTGCTTCTACAATCCTTCCCACGCAGTTATCTACCGTCTCCACAGCCTTTACTGCGGCTTCAAAGTCTCCTGTGTGCCCCACCATGTCCATATTTGCAAAATTAAGTATGATCACATCGTACTTTCCTGATAGGATTCTTTTTACTACTTCGTCCGTGACTTCATATGCACTCATTTCAGGTTTGAGGTCATAGGTGGATATTTTAGGTGAGGGGATAAGGCAGCGGTCTTCTCCCGAATAGCATTTTTCCTGCCCGCCGTTGAGGAAGAAAGTTACATGGGCATATTTTTCGGTTTCAGCAATGCGGAGCTGGATAAGCCCCCTGTCGCTCAGCACTTTGCCAAGAACATCTGTTAACTCTTCAGGTGGGAATGCTATGGGCAAATCCAGGGTTTCATCATACTGTGCCATGCAGACATAATGGACTTTCGGGCGTTTCTCCCTTGTAAAGCCTTCAAAGTCGTCTTTTACAAAAGCCCAGGTAAGCTGTCTCGCCCTATCGGGTCTGAAGTTAAGGAAAACTATCGAATCCGTATCCTGTATTACTGCCTCGGGGTTTCCTTCTGAGTCTGTAACTATTGTGGGCTTTATAAATTCATCAGTTTCTCCCCTTTCATAAGCTTCAGAAACTGCAGTTACGGCATCAGAGGTTTTGTATGGCGCGACTCCAAGAGTAAGGGCATCATATGCAAGTTTTGTTCTTTCCCAGCGTTTGTCTCTGTCCATTGCGTAGTAGCGCCCCTGTACTGTCGCTATTTTTACACTCTGGTTTTCTTTACAAAACGCATCAAGCTCCTTGACGTCTCCTAATGCAGCTTTCGGGGGGACGTCTCTCCCATCCAGAAACACATGTATATATACTTTTTTTAGCCCTTTTTCCTGTGCAAGTTTGATAAGGGCATAAAGGTGGGTCATATGACTGTGGACGCCTCCGTAAGAGACAAGTCCCATAAGGTGAAGGCTCGAATTATTGAGCTTCACATTTGAAATTGCATCCAGCAAAACAGGGTTTTCGAAAAAGTCTCCGTTTCTTATAGAGACGTTTATTTTTGTAAGGTCCTGGTAAACAACTCTTCCTGCCCCTATGTTCAGATGACCAACTTCAGAGTTTCCCATCTGGCCCTGCGGCAGTCCTACGGCTTCTCCGGATGTTTCTAAAAAGCACGAGGGACGTTCTTTTTGCAGCCGGTCAAGATGAGGAGTGCTGGCTGCTAGGATAGCGTTTCCTTCTTTTTCCTCCCTGTAGCCCCAGCCATCAAGGATCATAAGCATAAGAGGTCTTCTTGCCTGAGTCATATGAAGGGAAATCCGCACATGTTAATAAATAGATTCCCGTGATCTGGAGACTTCTTATAAAATTAAATGTTATATATTTATAATGTATTGAAAATTTATCTACTGTCCTTAAATATAAGTATTAATAATTACATACTTCTCCAAAAGGTGAAAAAGAGACATCCTGAAAGGGAGGGTGTCTCCTCGTATTATTTATTGGAAGTTCAGGCGAAATCTCCGGTTAACGGGAAGGAGGATTGGATTTTATGAGTCAAAACATTAAAGATGTTATGGACATTCGTGACATAAAAATCAAGGATTTAACCGCAAACCCCGCTCCACTGGGTTTGATGGGGTTCGGAATGACAACTGTGCTTTTAAATATACACAATGCAGGTTTCTATCCGATGAATGCAATGATTCTTTCAATGGGCTTTTTCTATGGTGGATTGGCTCAGGTCATTGCAGGGATTCAGGAATGGAAGAAAGGTAATACGTTCGGAGCAACGGCTTTTACCTCATACGGGCTTTTCTGGCTCACACTGGTAGGAATTGTCCTGCTTCCCAAGTCTGAAAGCTATGCAGGGCTGGCCACGGAGTCATTCCCATTTGCTGCATATCTTTTCATGTGGGGAGTTTTCACTCTTTTCATGTTCATAGGCACGTTAAAAGGATCAAAAGCTCTCTCTGTTGTTTTTTTTACCCTTACAATCCTGTTCTTCTTGCTGGCTGCAGGCAACTACCTTGGAAGTGAATCAATACTCGTGATCGCAGGTTATGAAGGAATCCTCACAGGACTTTCCGCAATATATGCAGCTCTTGGCCAGGTGTTGAACGAGGCTTACGGGAAAAAGATAGTTCCCCTCTAAAAACATTTGCAGGTTTCTACATGTTTATTCCGGGCTTTTTAGCCCTAATTTTTTCTTTAATTTTTTTTCTCTCCATCATCTTTTCATTTACTCTCATCATCTACTTCTCATCTATTCTTCATTGTCTACTTCTCATCCATTCTTTATCGTCTACTTTTCATCTATTCTTCATCGTCCTTTTTGTTATTTTTTATTCTCTATTTTTCTGCAGTCGTTCAGTCCGACAATAATTCTCAAAGAAGATTCTCTTCATACATGTGCAGGATTTTTTAATAAATTACTTATTTTTTAACACTCATTTAACTTTCTATATTACCTGTGGTCAAACCAGGAAAAAACCAACGAGGATGAAGAATGGATCTCAAAATCGACTGGAATGAACTCTGGAAAGAGAAAATGGAATTGCAAAGTAAAACAAAAACGAATACCGATTGCACGAATATGTGGAAAAGCCAAAAAAGTGCAAAACGTTTCTGGGATATGACTCAGGAAAATAAAGGCAGGGTTGAAAAAACTCTATCAGGAATGGCTCTTACTCCTGAGTCCAGAGTCCTGGATATAGGTGCCGGCCCGGGGAGCCTGGCAATTCCTCTTGCTGAGATGGTTGCACATGTGACAGCAGTCGAGCCTGCAGAAGGAATGATGGAGATACTGAAACAGAACATGGAGACCTATGGGACCAGGAATATCGACTGTGTTTATAAAGACTGGGAAACTGTTGACGCAGGGTCTGACCTCTGCCCTCCTTATGATGTTGTATTCGCGTCATATTCACTGGGCATGAAAGATATCCGGGCTTCAATCCAGAAAATGATTGACGTCTCTTCAGGATATGTTTACCTTTACTGGTTTGCAGGCGACACATCTTGGGACATTCATTCCCGAAAGCTCTGGCCTATCCTTCATGGCTGTGAGTACAGGCAGGGCCCGAAGGCAGATGTCCTTTACAACGTACTCTACGATATGGGCATCTATCCGAATATGAAAGTCTTTTCTTTTGAACATAATAACCGGTTTGAAAACATTGAAGAAGCTCTTGAGCACTTTAAGCCTCAATATGCCTTATCCTCGCCTGAGCAGGAAGAAATACTCAGGTCTTACCTTCTGGATGTGCTAGAAGAAGAAAATGGAGCCCTCGTGCAGAAAGGCAAAAGCACAAGGGTGAAGATGTGGTGGAAGGTTTCTTCTTTTTGAAAAAAAACGAGGGTGTTTTTTAGCCGTTCAGGCTTGCCCTCATGTCACAATATCTTTATCACGAGCAGCTCTTATCTTTTTGAATATTTCCATCACAACAATAATTGTGGCGGCAATTACGAAAAAGCTGAACCAGCTCTGAAATGTGACCGGGCTTATACTGAGAAGTCCCTGCATGAAAGGTACTTGCATGGCTAAAATATGAAGTGCCTGCATCATAACCACGCCTATGACCAGGAAGTAATTATTCCTTATAGGCACCCGGAATGCGGAACGGTACTCAGAACGGCAGTTGAATACATGGAAATTTTCGAAGAGAACCATCAGGAGAAGCAGGAGGTTTCTTGCCCAGTTTTCTTCGTAGCCTTCTCCAAGTAACCACATCCAGACTGCAAACGCTATCAACCCTATAGTTGCTCCTGAGACCAGGGTCTCTTTTATCATCAGGTTATTAAAGATCCCTTCTTCGGGTTCTCTCGGTTTTCTGTACATCACACCGGGTTCACCTGCTTCAAAAGCCAGAGCCACCCCCTGAATCCCATTCGTAACAAGATTCAACCAGAGGAGCTGGACTGCGAGCAGAGGTATTGGTAAACCTACTAAAAGGGCAAGTATGAACAGGATAACCTCCGAAAGCCCGGTTGAGATGAGAAGAAGTGTAACCTTCCTTATATTATCATAAGCGACCCTTCCTTCCTCGACTCCTGCAACAATAGACGAGAACGTATCATCGGTTACAATCATGGATGAGGTATCTTTCGCCACATCGGTTCCTGACCCCATGGCCACTCCGATATTTGCCCGCCTCAGAGCAGGGGCATCATTGACACCGTCCCCTGTAACTGCAACAAAATGCCCTCTTCTTACCAGTGCATCCACAATCTGCATCTTCTGAACCGGTGTTACCCTCGCAAACACCCGGATTTTTTCCAGGGTAGTCATGAAAGTGGGAAGTTCAGGGTCACCAAGGTCTTCTATCTCTCTGCCTGTGAGCATTTCTTCCCTGGAATCGGTGATTCCAAGCTCTCCGGCTATTGCAAGTGCGGTTTTCGGGTGGTCCCCTGTAATCATTATTACATCAATTCCAGCCTTTTTACAGGTCCGGACCGCTTCATTGACATCGGGCCTTAATGGGTCTATAAAAGCTGCAATGCCCAGGAATGTGAGTTCTGGCTTTACATATTCGAGCTCAGCCTCTTTACCTATTTCTCCCTGGACCGGACCCTCAGCCACAACCAGTGCACGGTACCCTTTCTCCATAAGGGAGTTCAGCTCCCTGTTCAGGGAATCAGGGTCAATAGGGACTTCCCCTCCTGCCGTGTACATTTTCCTGCAGTAAGGAAGAACAGCTTCCATTGCTCCTTTAACAGCTACCCTGATGTGGTCGCTTTTGTCTTCCTTGTAATATACAGCAGCGTACATTCTTTCTGATTCGAAAGGCACTTCGGCAACTATTTTCACTTCTTTTTTTGCTTCCTTTGGATTTATGCTTATCTTGGACGCAAGGGAGAGGAAAGCCACATCTATAGCATCCCCGTGGTGGACCCATTTCCCCTCTTCCTGATAAAGTGTGCCTTCATTACAGATCACAGCAGCCCGCGCAAATTTTTGAAGCCTTTCCATGTCTTTTGTCTCTGGAGTGCTTCCCTTTTCCTCTTTTATCTCCCCTGAAGGGACATATCCCTCTCCAGAAACTTCAAAATAGTTTTCCGGGGGCAGCAGGACTTTCTTGGCAGTCTGCTGGTTGACTGTGAGGGTTCCGGTTTTATCGGTTGCTATTGTGGTACAGCTTCCCAGGCTTTCTACTGCAGAGAGCCTGCGGACAATTACATTCCTCTTTGCCATCCGGGTGGAAGCAATGGAAAGCGCAACTGTTACTCCAACGGGAAGACCTTCAGGGATAGCTGATACGACAAGGGCTACTGCAAGGAAAAAAACTTCTATGGGTGCAGTCCCCTGTGAAAGGGCAACCGCGCTCATAACAGCACTTGCAGCAATAACAATAATTCCTATTTTCTGAGCAAACTCCTCCATCCGTATAAGAAGAGGAGGTTTTGCAGATACCGTTTCCGTGACTGCGCGTGCAATCATACCT
This window of the Methanosarcina mazei S-6 genome carries:
- a CDS encoding cation-translocating P-type ATPase, which translates into the protein MFLSDPDVSEGKENKQGPEEKGKNNPSQEKHSETEILESHSKTTSWYSLENEVIFKKLATSSRGLDPEEVAIRLKEYGRNTLPSKKPPGIAEIVIHQFKSPLIYILLIAGVISLLLDDIKDAAFIFLVVIINAVIGTIQEWKAEQSASQLQTILKIMSRVRRGGTESQISAEELVPGDIVLLESGNRVPADIRIFRATNLTIDESLLTGESEAVQKTADIMREDIPVSDRRNMAYAGSTVITGRGCGVVTATGSRTEVGMIARAVTETVSAKPPLLIRMEEFAQKIGIIVIAASAVMSAVALSQGTAPIEVFFLAVALVVSAIPEGLPVGVTVALSIASTRMAKRNVIVRRLSAVESLGSCTTIATDKTGTLTVNQQTAKKVLLPPENYFEVSGEGYVPSGEIKEEKGSTPETKDMERLQKFARAAVICNEGTLYQEEGKWVHHGDAIDVAFLSLASKISINPKEAKKEVKIVAEVPFESERMYAAVYYKEDKSDHIRVAVKGAMEAVLPYCRKMYTAGGEVPIDPDSLNRELNSLMEKGYRALVVAEGPVQGEIGKEAELEYVKPELTFLGIAAFIDPLRPDVNEAVRTCKKAGIDVIMITGDHPKTALAIAGELGITDSREEMLTGREIEDLGDPELPTFMTTLEKIRVFARVTPVQKMQIVDALVRRGHFVAVTGDGVNDAPALRRANIGVAMGSGTDVAKDTSSMIVTDDTFSSIVAGVEEGRVAYDNIRKVTLLLISTGLSEVILFILALLVGLPIPLLAVQLLWLNLVTNGIQGVALAFEAGEPGVMYRKPREPEEGIFNNLMIKETLVSGATIGLIAFAVWMWLLGEGYEENWARNLLLLLMVLFENFHVFNCRSEYRSAFRVPIRNNYFLVIGVVMMQALHILAMQVPFMQGLLSISPVTFQSWFSFFVIAATIIVVMEIFKKIRAARDKDIVT